In Bacteroidales bacterium, a genomic segment contains:
- a CDS encoding CofH family radical SAM protein: MKLDINIILSKALNLGFLSVDELIFIYNNASLGELMSCANSIREKLTQPSIVSWIVDRNINISNRCFCGCKFCNFHVKPNDKSFFVTSLEEYKQKIDVLFKLGGNQILLQGGLDPYVDINFYTNLFRELKKLYPSLIIHALGPAEIHFIAKKSNLTISETLEMLVDAGLDSLPGAGAEILVDRVRQIVSPNKCSSDEWLNIMRVAHQMNLLTSATMMFGHVETIAERMEHLIKIRDLQAERPEGAHGFKAFIAWPLQKKGTTLEKEYPNIKRTSATEYIKMIAISRIALVNVQNIQASWLTVGKEIAQVCLYAGANDLGSIMIEENVVSSAGSNISMNQSQLINTIIEAGFKPLKRNQDYSQYTE; this comes from the coding sequence ATGAAATTAGATATCAATATAATTTTATCAAAAGCATTAAATTTAGGATTTCTTTCGGTTGATGAGCTAATATTTATTTATAATAATGCATCGCTCGGTGAATTAATGAGTTGTGCAAACTCAATACGCGAAAAACTGACTCAACCAAGTATTGTTTCATGGATAGTTGACAGAAATATAAATATTTCAAACAGATGCTTTTGCGGTTGCAAGTTTTGTAATTTTCATGTTAAGCCTAATGACAAATCATTTTTTGTCACTTCGTTAGAAGAATATAAGCAAAAAATTGACGTATTGTTTAAACTTGGTGGCAATCAAATATTGTTACAAGGAGGTCTTGATCCATATGTAGATATTAATTTTTATACCAACTTGTTTCGAGAGTTAAAAAAACTCTATCCTTCCTTAATTATACATGCCTTGGGTCCAGCAGAGATTCATTTTATTGCCAAAAAATCAAATTTAACCATATCGGAAACATTAGAAATGCTTGTTGATGCTGGGCTGGACAGTTTACCTGGTGCAGGTGCCGAAATATTGGTCGATAGGGTAAGACAAATTGTCTCTCCCAACAAATGTAGTTCAGACGAATGGCTAAATATAATGAGAGTTGCACATCAAATGAACCTTCTTACGTCTGCCACAATGATGTTTGGTCATGTAGAAACTATTGCAGAAAGAATGGAACATTTGATAAAAATTCGTGATTTACAAGCTGAACGTCCCGAAGGAGCACACGGTTTTAAGGCTTTTATTGCTTGGCCCCTACAAAAAAAAGGGACTACTTTAGAGAAAGAGTATCCTAATATTAAACGTACAAGTGCTACAGAATATATAAAGATGATTGCTATAAGCCGTATAGCACTGGTAAACGTACAGAATATTCAGGCGTCGTGGCTTACGGTTGGTAAGGAGATTGCACAAGTTTGCTTGTATGCAGGTGCCAACGACCTTGGTTCTATTATGATTGAAGAGAACGTTGTTTCTTCTGCCGGATCTAATATTTCAATGAATCAATCGCAACTTATTAACACAATAATTGAAGCAGGATTTAAACCCCTAAAGCGTAATCAAGATTACTCACAATATACTGAGTAA
- a CDS encoding 2-oxoglutarate oxidoreductase — MDVKDIIKPENLVYKKSSVLTDNVMHFCPGCTHGVVHKVVAEVIEEMGIQEKTIGVSPVGCAVLAYNYLHIDWLEAAHGRAPAVATALNRLYPEKYIFTYQGDGDLASIGAAEIIHASNRGENITVIFINNAIYGMTGGQMAPTTLEGMVTSTSPYGRDVKLAGYPLKITELIAQLPGTCFVTRESAETAPAVRKLKKAVQKAFENTGKKKGTSFIEVVSTCNSGWKLSPVEANKWMKENMFPFYPLGTMKDE; from the coding sequence ATGGACGTAAAAGATATTATCAAACCAGAAAACTTGGTTTACAAAAAATCATCGGTACTTACCGACAATGTTATGCACTTTTGCCCCGGATGTACACACGGAGTAGTACACAAAGTTGTTGCCGAGGTAATTGAAGAGATGGGCATTCAAGAGAAAACCATAGGCGTATCGCCTGTTGGCTGTGCCGTATTAGCATACAACTACTTGCATATCGATTGGCTAGAAGCTGCACACGGACGCGCTCCAGCTGTAGCAACCGCTTTAAACCGCTTGTATCCTGAAAAATATATTTTCACATATCAAGGAGACGGTGACTTGGCTTCAATCGGTGCAGCAGAAATTATTCACGCATCTAACCGTGGAGAAAATATTACTGTTATTTTTATTAACAATGCGATTTATGGAATGACCGGTGGACAAATGGCTCCTACTACACTAGAGGGCATGGTAACATCAACATCACCATATGGTCGAGATGTAAAATTAGCAGGATATCCGCTAAAAATTACCGAACTTATAGCACAACTTCCCGGCACTTGCTTCGTAACTCGAGAGTCGGCAGAAACAGCACCAGCTGTTAGAAAACTAAAAAAAGCTGTACAGAAAGCTTTTGAAAACACAGGCAAAAAGAAAGGGACATCATTCATAGAGGTTGTTTCAACTTGTAACTCAGGTTGGAAACTATCTCCAGTTGAGGCTAATAAATGGATGAAAGAGAATATGTTCCCGTTCTATCCGCTTGGAACAATGAAAGACGAATAG
- a CDS encoding leucyl aminopeptidase — protein sequence MIDLIFNLRDDKPQLVNSVFLIEEISQLPAGIFSDREMDYIQHQIETKKNFIILNYYYHWNYIVVSDKTSDLDIQCEELRNVGVKVAEHIKENQVDFINIVDNLSKELLTLSFIEGVSLTAYSFRKYITDNQKVKRFSRINMYSKKVTLKHLEQLEAVVTGVFRARDMVNEPASYLTANKLADEAMRIGSDAGVSVQIYRKSEIQQMGMGGLLAVNKGSTEQPTFTVMEYKPSKAVNKKPIVLVGKGVVYDSGGLSLKPSEYMDDMKCDMAGAAVVMNTISIASKIELPLHIIALIPSTDNRLSAESYAPGDIITMHNGKTVEVMNTDAEGRLILADALSYSKQWSPELTLSIATLTGAAERAIGSRAAVVMGNASDTVMSKLLNSANLTHERLAVFPFWDDYAEELKSDIADMKNIGSKFGGAITAGKFLEKFAHKPFIHIDIAGTAFYKKPHTYYTSGATGFGVRLLVDFLANYSKSKK from the coding sequence ATGATAGATTTGATATTTAACCTTCGAGATGATAAACCACAATTGGTTAATTCGGTCTTTTTAATTGAAGAGATCAGCCAGCTTCCAGCAGGCATTTTTTCTGACAGGGAAATGGATTATATCCAGCACCAAATAGAGACTAAAAAGAATTTTATAATCCTAAACTATTATTATCATTGGAACTATATAGTAGTTTCTGATAAGACAAGTGACTTGGATATACAATGCGAAGAATTGCGCAATGTAGGAGTTAAAGTTGCTGAGCACATTAAGGAAAATCAAGTAGATTTTATCAATATTGTTGATAATTTATCGAAAGAATTATTGACCCTATCTTTTATTGAAGGAGTTTCATTAACAGCTTACAGTTTTAGAAAATATATTACCGACAATCAAAAAGTTAAGCGCTTTAGTCGGATTAATATGTATAGCAAAAAGGTTACACTTAAGCACCTTGAACAGTTAGAAGCTGTTGTTACAGGTGTTTTTAGAGCACGCGACATGGTAAACGAACCGGCATCATATCTAACAGCGAACAAACTGGCTGATGAGGCTATGAGAATTGGAAGTGATGCAGGAGTGTCTGTGCAGATATATCGTAAATCAGAGATACAACAAATGGGAATGGGAGGGCTTTTAGCTGTCAATAAAGGAAGCACAGAGCAGCCAACATTTACCGTAATGGAGTACAAACCATCGAAAGCTGTAAATAAAAAACCGATAGTTTTAGTTGGGAAAGGAGTAGTTTATGATTCTGGAGGACTCAGCCTTAAACCATCTGAATATATGGACGATATGAAATGTGATATGGCTGGGGCTGCAGTGGTAATGAATACAATTTCTATTGCGTCAAAAATTGAGCTGCCATTACATATTATTGCACTTATTCCTTCAACCGACAATCGTTTAAGCGCTGAGTCGTATGCACCGGGCGATATAATAACGATGCACAACGGAAAAACTGTCGAGGTTATGAATACAGATGCCGAAGGGCGTTTAATTCTTGCGGATGCATTGAGCTACTCAAAACAGTGGTCACCAGAATTGACATTGAGTATTGCAACCCTCACAGGGGCAGCAGAACGAGCGATAGGCTCGCGTGCTGCAGTAGTTATGGGAAATGCATCTGATACAGTTATGTCAAAGCTACTAAATTCTGCTAACTTAACGCACGAACGCTTAGCAGTATTCCCATTTTGGGACGATTACGCAGAAGAACTTAAATCAGACATTGCTGATATGAAAAATATTGGTTCAAAATTCGGTGGTGCCATTACTGCAGGAAAGTTTTTAGAAAAGTTTGCCCATAAGCCATTCATACATATTGATATAGCAGGAACCGCTTTCTATAAAAAACCACATACATACTACACATCTGGAGCAACAGGATTCGGAGTGCGTTTGTTGGTAGATTTTCTTGCAAATTATTCAAAAAGTAAAAAATAA
- a CDS encoding 2-oxoglutarate ferredoxin oxidoreductase subunit gamma, translating into MKEEIIIAGFGGQGVLSLGKILAYSGIMQDQEVTWMPSYGPEMRGGTANVTVILSDEQISSPIVNEYDTAIILNQQSLDKFEKTVKKGGTLIYDPNGITRPPQRTDVNIYKIDGTDEAAKLGNAKTYNMVIMGAFLKVKPIVKIENVKKGLEKSIPERYHKLIPLNIEAIERGKVAVKEVRKL; encoded by the coding sequence ATGAAAGAAGAAATCATTATAGCCGGATTTGGCGGACAAGGAGTACTCTCATTAGGAAAAATTCTTGCCTACTCGGGAATTATGCAAGACCAAGAGGTAACTTGGATGCCTTCGTACGGACCTGAAATGCGTGGAGGAACTGCTAACGTAACTGTTATTTTAAGTGACGAACAGATAAGTTCTCCAATTGTTAACGAGTACGACACCGCAATAATCCTAAACCAACAGTCATTAGACAAATTCGAGAAAACCGTAAAAAAAGGCGGAACATTAATTTATGATCCGAACGGAATAACTAGACCGCCACAACGTACCGACGTAAATATTTACAAAATTGATGGTACTGACGAGGCTGCAAAACTTGGCAATGCAAAAACATATAATATGGTTATTATGGGAGCTTTCTTAAAAGTGAAACCCATAGTAAAAATAGAAAATGTTAAAAAAGGTCTTGAAAAATCAATACCTGAACGATATCACAAACTAATACCTCTAAATATTGAGGCTATTGAACGTGGTAAAGTTGCAGTTAAAGAAGTTAGAAAGTTATAG
- a CDS encoding methyltransferase domain-containing protein yields the protein MKHIIKFITRFVSRQTMQRFAIFFLRIIGFFMRGKKITDPISGKSYRKLLPYGRQEVRKNALAPHSASLERHRVIWLYLQAETTIFREPTKFLHIAPEYCFLKKFKKMPNIDYITGDWDSPWADMKLDVRALPFDDNTFDAAMCNHVFEHVDDDRLAMSEFYRVLKPGGWAIFQVPIRWDKTTFEDPSITDPRERERLFGQSDHVRYYGADYSDRLKEAGFKVTIEDYASKLGDEKIKKYALLRDEKIVFCEKL from the coding sequence ATGAAGCATATCATTAAATTTATAACTCGCTTTGTATCAAGACAAACCATGCAGCGTTTCGCCATATTTTTTCTTCGGATAATTGGATTTTTTATGCGAGGTAAAAAAATAACCGACCCTATTAGTGGCAAATCATATAGAAAGTTACTACCGTATGGTCGTCAAGAGGTTAGAAAAAATGCGCTTGCTCCTCACTCCGCATCATTAGAGCGACATAGAGTTATTTGGCTCTATTTACAAGCAGAAACAACAATTTTTAGAGAGCCAACAAAATTTTTACACATTGCACCTGAATACTGTTTTCTAAAAAAATTCAAAAAAATGCCCAACATCGATTATATAACAGGCGACTGGGATTCTCCTTGGGCAGATATGAAATTAGACGTAAGAGCTCTGCCTTTCGACGACAACACATTTGATGCGGCAATGTGCAACCACGTTTTTGAACATGTTGATGACGATAGATTGGCAATGTCTGAATTTTACAGGGTACTTAAACCTGGTGGCTGGGCTATTTTTCAAGTACCTATCAGATGGGATAAAACTACTTTTGAAGACCCAAGTATTACCGACCCGAGAGAAAGAGAGAGACTATTTGGGCAAAGCGACCATGTCAGATACTACGGGGCAGACTATTCTGACAGGCTTAAAGAAGCTGGCTTTAAAGTAACAATTGAAGACTACGCAAGCAAACTCGGCGATGAAAAAATAAAAAAATATGCCCTTTTAAGAGATGAAAAAATAGTATTCTGTGAAAAATTGTAG
- a CDS encoding 4-hydroxy-3-methylbut-2-enyl diphosphate reductase, which translates to MMIKVTIDPLSGFCFGVVTAVERVEKFLAENPNEKLFCLGSIMHNAEEVRRLEKKGMVTITHEEIEKMEPAHIMIRAHGEPPATYELIERHEHQLIDATCPVVLKLQHRIKQSFIDNPNSQIVIFGKKGHAEVIGLQGQTNNTAIVISDEAEIQQLINPLKPIILFSQTTMPQDKFKDVSKALKGFCKAGVEVHDSICKRVSNRERELRKFVEKHDIVIFISGKDSSNGNLLYKACLQNNPNTHFVSSAKELKREWFSNNISVGICGATSTPRWLMEKVALEIQNCLS; encoded by the coding sequence ATAATGATAAAAGTAACCATAGACCCTTTATCCGGGTTTTGTTTTGGAGTAGTTACGGCTGTTGAAAGAGTTGAAAAATTTCTTGCCGAAAATCCAAACGAAAAGCTTTTTTGTTTGGGTTCAATCATGCACAATGCAGAAGAGGTAAGGCGCTTAGAAAAAAAAGGTATGGTAACAATAACTCATGAAGAGATAGAAAAGATGGAACCTGCCCACATTATGATTCGCGCTCACGGAGAGCCTCCTGCAACCTACGAGTTGATTGAGAGACACGAACACCAACTAATTGATGCTACTTGTCCTGTCGTATTAAAGCTACAACACCGTATAAAACAGTCATTTATCGATAATCCCAACTCCCAGATAGTAATATTTGGCAAAAAAGGTCATGCCGAGGTTATTGGACTGCAAGGTCAAACAAACAATACAGCAATAGTCATATCTGACGAAGCTGAAATTCAACAACTTATAAACCCCTTGAAACCTATAATTCTTTTTTCACAAACAACTATGCCACAGGACAAGTTTAAAGATGTTTCGAAAGCATTGAAAGGTTTCTGCAAAGCAGGAGTCGAAGTTCACGACTCTATTTGCAAACGCGTTTCCAATCGAGAGCGAGAGCTACGCAAATTTGTCGAAAAACACGATATAGTGATTTTTATTTCAGGAAAAGACAGTAGCAACGGAAATTTGTTGTATAAGGCTTGTTTACAAAATAATCCCAACACCCATTTTGTAAGCTCTGCAAAAGAGTTGAAAAGAGAGTGGTTCTCAAACAACATTTCAGTTGGAATATGTGGTGCGACTTCCACTCCACGCTGGCTTATGGAAAAAGTTGCTTTAGAAATACAAAACTGCTTGAGTTAA
- the pdxA gene encoding 4-hydroxythreonine-4-phosphate dehydrogenase PdxA — translation MSEKPVIGITQGDINGIGYEIIMKGLMDPRIYEMCTPVVYGSPKVAAYHRKALNINRFSFTSVRGIDSIQHNKPNLINVLDDNVRVELGKITNDAGEASIRSLDAAVSDLQIGKLDALITAPINKKNVQQVGFAFAGHTEYLKSKFDTHDALMLMVADNIKLGVATGHIPLSQVSETLTIEGLCNKIELMHKSLISDFGITRPNIAVLSLNPHAGEQGAMGMEEIEIIIPAINRCRDNGIIAIGPFPSDGFFGAASYLKFDGVIAMYHDQGLIPFKTLSFDRGVNYTAGLPIIRTSPAHGTAFDITGRNVASESSFLQALFLSLDIVRNRKLYQELTKNPLQKQSFDTDQTDDLYIDQIEGDEEDI, via the coding sequence ATGAGCGAAAAACCCGTAATTGGTATAACACAAGGAGATATTAATGGTATTGGTTATGAGATTATTATGAAGGGACTGATGGATCCAAGAATATACGAAATGTGTACGCCCGTAGTTTATGGATCGCCCAAGGTTGCAGCATATCATCGAAAAGCATTAAACATTAATAGATTTTCGTTTACTAGCGTTCGAGGTATAGATTCGATACAGCATAATAAGCCAAACTTAATAAATGTTTTAGATGATAATGTGCGAGTCGAGCTTGGAAAGATAACTAATGATGCCGGAGAAGCCTCAATCCGTTCGCTTGATGCAGCAGTAAGTGACTTACAAATAGGGAAGCTTGATGCGTTAATAACCGCACCTATTAATAAAAAGAATGTTCAGCAAGTGGGTTTTGCTTTTGCCGGACATACTGAATATTTAAAATCAAAGTTTGACACCCATGACGCATTAATGCTAATGGTTGCAGACAATATTAAATTAGGAGTAGCAACTGGACATATCCCTTTGTCACAAGTATCAGAGACATTGACAATTGAGGGTTTGTGCAATAAAATAGAGCTAATGCACAAATCATTAATATCTGATTTTGGTATAACACGACCAAATATTGCTGTTCTTAGCTTGAACCCTCATGCGGGAGAACAAGGCGCTATGGGTATGGAAGAGATAGAGATAATTATTCCTGCCATAAACAGGTGCCGCGATAATGGGATAATTGCAATAGGACCATTCCCTTCGGACGGATTTTTTGGTGCAGCCAGTTACCTTAAGTTTGACGGCGTAATAGCAATGTATCACGATCAAGGATTGATACCCTTTAAAACATTATCATTTGACCGAGGAGTAAATTATACTGCAGGACTTCCAATAATACGAACATCTCCAGCTCACGGAACAGCTTTCGATATCACGGGGAGAAATGTGGCAAGTGAATCTTCCTTCCTGCAAGCGCTATTTTTAAGCCTTGATATCGTAAGGAACAGAAAGTTATATCAAGAGTTAACAAAAAATCCTTTGCAAAAACAGTCTTTTGATACTGATCAGACTGATGATTTGTATATTGATCAAATAGAAGGAGACGAGGAGGATATTTAA
- a CDS encoding pyridoxal phosphate-dependent aminotransferase yields MKKTPIDGEIVQSVLKQLNIEDVGKTSIREIAKIVDLIQNKSGEKFIRMEMGVPGLDPIKVGVEAEIEALRRGVARSYPSIEGVRELKEETAKFVKNFINVDVKPESCVATVGSMQGGYAVFLANSNLDPKKDTALFIDPGFPVQKQQFMVMGHKFASFDVYKYRGEKLRDKLESYLSKGNINSIIYSNPNNPTWVCLTDEELKIIGELATKYDVVVVEDLAYFGMDFRRDLSTPGKPPYQPSVANYTKNWIMLISSSKIFSYAGQRMAVIVLSDYIATRNYDQLKKRFGAGKYVITLTYRILYALSAGATHSAQFAMAAMFKAANEGKLNIVAEVKEYGERAHMMKKLFTKYGFEIVYDKDMDEPIADGFYFTIGYPGMKGGELIEKLLHYGISAITLGSTGSEKVDGLRACVSQTKLTMMPILEERLKQFHADNPVK; encoded by the coding sequence ATGAAAAAAACACCTATAGATGGAGAAATTGTCCAATCAGTACTTAAACAATTAAACATTGAAGATGTCGGCAAAACAAGCATTCGCGAAATAGCAAAAATTGTCGATTTAATACAAAATAAAAGTGGCGAGAAATTTATCCGCATGGAAATGGGCGTTCCAGGGTTAGACCCTATAAAAGTTGGAGTTGAAGCCGAAATCGAAGCCCTTCGCCGTGGAGTAGCTAGAAGTTACCCTTCAATTGAGGGTGTTAGAGAGTTAAAAGAAGAGACAGCAAAATTTGTAAAAAACTTTATCAACGTTGATGTAAAACCCGAAAGTTGCGTTGCAACCGTTGGTTCAATGCAAGGCGGTTATGCTGTATTTCTTGCAAACTCAAATTTAGACCCAAAGAAAGATACCGCGCTTTTTATTGACCCTGGTTTTCCAGTACAAAAACAACAGTTTATGGTTATGGGGCACAAGTTTGCCTCTTTTGATGTATATAAATACAGAGGTGAAAAACTGCGTGATAAGCTTGAATCGTACTTATCAAAAGGAAACATAAACTCAATAATATATAGCAACCCAAATAATCCTACTTGGGTTTGTTTAACAGATGAAGAGTTGAAAATTATTGGTGAATTAGCAACCAAATACGATGTTGTAGTTGTCGAAGACCTTGCTTATTTTGGCATGGATTTTCGAAGAGACTTATCAACACCCGGGAAACCACCATATCAACCCTCAGTTGCTAATTACACTAAAAATTGGATAATGTTGATATCAAGTTCTAAGATATTCAGTTACGCAGGTCAAAGAATGGCAGTAATTGTCCTCAGCGACTATATTGCAACCCGTAACTATGACCAGCTTAAAAAACGTTTTGGAGCAGGTAAATACGTAATTACTTTAACTTACCGTATCCTATACGCACTGAGTGCAGGAGCTACACACTCAGCACAATTCGCTATGGCAGCCATGTTTAAAGCTGCAAACGAAGGAAAGTTAAATATTGTAGCCGAAGTTAAAGAGTACGGGGAAAGAGCACATATGATGAAAAAGCTCTTTACAAAATACGGATTCGAAATTGTTTACGATAAAGACATGGACGAACCGATAGCCGACGGTTTCTATTTTACAATAGGCTATCCGGGCATGAAAGGTGGAGAACTAATTGAAAAATTACTCCATTACGGGATAAGTGCAATTACATTAGGCTCAACTGGAAGTGAAAAAGTTGATGGTTTGCGAGCCTGTGTTTCGCAAACCAAACTAACGATGATGCCTATTCTTGAGGAGAGATTAAAACAATTCCATGCCGACAATCCTGTCAAATAG
- a CDS encoding HD domain-containing protein, with amino-acid sequence MQQQNHDDLVKRIARLMDENKELSRQIKTLQDSFDKIQNENDKLKLKVTRLQDKVAVESGESEEDQILRFKMATVLFADIQGFENINTESNSHHIIDELDNMFFRFDEISKKHNIARIKTIGDTYMSAGGIPIKNITNPIDVVLAALEMRHMLYTTQHDRSDENRQIWDLSIGMHTGPVIATTMGKKKVSYNIKGETVNIASRMQAACKTGNINISIMTYEMIREYFECEYVGRMPVKYEGDVEMYMVKGLKPEFAADDSKTIPNQKFIVKYLLRQFSDLQEIILDKLEKELPSYLYYHNYKHTIDVVSQTELIGIGEGVNDTEMLLLKTAALFHDTGHIVNSDNHEHLGTLLVREMLPNYNYNDEQIEEICKLIMATKMPPNPQTLLEKIMCDADLDYLGRADFIPVSNTLFEELKAQNKITELNEWNKMQVKFISGHQYFTDTANKLREVNKQKQIDRIKSLIV; translated from the coding sequence ATGCAACAACAAAACCACGACGATCTTGTAAAACGAATTGCACGTTTGATGGACGAAAACAAGGAGCTGTCGCGCCAAATAAAAACACTTCAGGATTCATTTGACAAAATTCAAAACGAAAACGACAAGCTTAAATTAAAAGTTACTCGTTTACAAGATAAAGTAGCTGTAGAAAGTGGCGAAAGCGAAGAAGATCAGATTCTTCGCTTTAAAATGGCTACTGTACTTTTTGCTGATATTCAGGGATTTGAAAATATTAATACAGAATCAAATTCACACCATATCATTGATGAGCTTGATAATATGTTTTTTCGGTTCGACGAAATATCTAAAAAACACAACATTGCTCGCATTAAAACTATCGGTGACACATACATGAGTGCAGGTGGCATTCCAATAAAAAACATTACAAACCCAATTGATGTTGTGCTTGCAGCATTAGAAATGCGACATATGTTATACACAACACAGCACGACAGGAGTGATGAAAACAGACAGATTTGGGATCTTAGTATCGGGATGCACACAGGACCTGTGATTGCAACAACAATGGGAAAGAAAAAGGTCTCATATAATATAAAAGGAGAAACGGTAAATATTGCCAGTCGAATGCAGGCTGCATGCAAAACCGGAAATATCAACATCTCTATTATGACATACGAAATGATACGTGAATATTTCGAATGCGAATATGTAGGTCGAATGCCAGTAAAATATGAAGGAGATGTTGAAATGTATATGGTTAAGGGCTTAAAACCTGAATTTGCAGCTGACGACTCTAAAACTATCCCAAACCAAAAATTTATTGTCAAATATCTTTTAAGACAATTTAGTGATTTACAAGAAATTATATTAGACAAGTTGGAAAAAGAACTTCCTTCGTATTTATATTATCATAATTACAAACACACTATTGATGTTGTATCACAAACTGAATTAATAGGTATTGGCGAAGGTGTTAACGACACAGAAATGTTACTGCTAAAAACTGCAGCACTGTTCCACGATACCGGACATATAGTCAATAGCGATAACCATGAACATTTGGGAACCTTGTTGGTACGTGAAATGTTGCCAAATTACAATTACAACGATGAACAAATTGAGGAAATTTGCAAACTAATAATGGCGACAAAAATGCCACCAAATCCACAAACTTTACTTGAAAAAATAATGTGCGACGCCGACCTTGATTACTTGGGAAGAGCAGATTTTATTCCTGTTTCAAATACTCTTTTTGAAGAATTAAAAGCGCAAAATAAAATAACGGAACTTAACGAATGGAACAAAATGCAAGTTAAATTTATTTCAGGACACCAATATTTTACTGATACGGCTAACAAACTGCGAGAAGTAAATAAGCAAAAACAGATAGACCGAATAAAAAGTCTAATAGTTTAA
- a CDS encoding 4Fe-4S binding protein, with amino-acid sequence MAKIRGAVVVDKERCKGCSVCVVTCPTKTLALAREVNSKGYNFAYMENPDKCIGCANCAVVCPDSVITVYKVNLQDA; translated from the coding sequence ATGGCTAAAATTAGAGGAGCAGTTGTCGTTGATAAGGAGCGTTGCAAAGGTTGCAGCGTTTGCGTAGTTACTTGTCCGACAAAGACTCTTGCCCTTGCAAGAGAAGTAAATAGCAAAGGATATAACTTTGCATATATGGAGAACCCCGACAAATGTATAGGATGCGCAAATTGCGCTGTAGTTTGTCCTGACAGTGTTATCACTGTGTATAAAGTTAATTTGCAGGATGCATAA
- a CDS encoding 3-methyl-2-oxobutanoate dehydrogenase subunit VorB, with protein sequence MMGELRLMKGNEVIAEAAIRCGCDGYFGYPITPQSEVMETLMARKPWEETGMIVVQAESEIAAINMVYGGAGAGKKVMTSSSSPGISLKQEGLTYIAGSELPCLVVNVVRGGPGLGTIQPSQSDYFQAVKGGGHGDYKLIVLAPNSVQEMNDFVDLGFELAFKYRNPVMILSDGVIGQMMEKVELSDYKPRMTDEFIAKEYGSWAATGKPKSRERNIVTSLELDPARQEKFNEKLQKKYAEIREKEARFENFKTEDAEYLIVAYGSSSRISKKSVELLRAKGIKVGLLRPITLFPFPEKELLRLSKQIKGILTVEMSAGQMIEDVKLAVNCSVPVKHYGRFGGMIPSPDDIVTALEQQIIGGK encoded by the coding sequence ATAATGGGAGAATTACGATTAATGAAAGGGAATGAGGTTATTGCCGAAGCCGCCATTCGTTGTGGATGTGACGGTTATTTTGGATACCCCATTACCCCACAGTCAGAGGTTATGGAGACGTTGATGGCTCGCAAACCTTGGGAAGAAACAGGTATGATTGTTGTCCAGGCTGAAAGTGAAATTGCCGCCATTAACATGGTTTATGGTGGTGCAGGAGCTGGTAAAAAGGTAATGACATCATCGTCAAGTCCTGGCATCAGCCTTAAACAAGAAGGTCTAACATACATCGCAGGATCAGAACTTCCTTGCCTTGTAGTAAACGTTGTTCGTGGAGGTCCAGGACTTGGAACTATACAGCCTTCTCAATCAGACTATTTCCAAGCTGTTAAAGGCGGTGGTCACGGCGACTACAAACTAATAGTTTTGGCACCAAACTCGGTGCAAGAGATGAACGACTTCGTTGATCTTGGCTTTGAACTCGCATTCAAATACCGAAATCCAGTCATGATTTTAAGTGACGGTGTTATTGGTCAAATGATGGAAAAAGTTGAACTCAGCGACTACAAACCAAGAATGACAGACGAATTTATCGCAAAAGAGTACGGTAGCTGGGCAGCAACCGGCAAACCTAAAAGTCGCGAACGCAATATCGTTACATCATTGGAGTTAGACCCAGCACGTCAAGAAAAGTTCAATGAAAAGTTGCAGAAAAAATATGCAGAAATTAGAGAAAAAGAGGCTCGCTTTGAAAACTTTAAAACCGAAGATGCAGAATATTTAATCGTTGCATACGGTTCAAGTTCACGAATCTCTAAAAAATCTGTTGAGCTACTGCGCGCTAAAGGAATTAAAGTTGGACTATTACGTCCTATCACACTGTTCCCATTTCCAGAAAAAGAGTTACTAAGATTGTCAAAACAAATAAAAGGTATACTTACTGTTGAAATGAGCGCAGGACAAATGATTGAAGACGTAAAATTAGCTGTAAACTGTTCTGTTCCAGTTAAACACTACGGACGTTTTGGCGGTATGATACCATCACCAGACGATATAGTTACAGCTCTTGAACAACAAATTATAGGAGGCAAATAA